A stretch of Pseudoclavibacter chungangensis DNA encodes these proteins:
- a CDS encoding purine-cytosine permease family protein, which yields MNVPVAQVPRIEDKTIQPIPLNERHGKARDLFTIWFGSNIMVLTVVTGALSSTVFGLDVVTGVIALLVGNLLGGVFMALHSAQGPKLGVPQMVQTRGQFGSFGALLVVAVVVIMYIGFFAANLVLGGQAVNVVAPVVPVDWGIVLVGIVSVAAAAFGYRLIHAYTRIMSIVSGIALAVAFITIIAAGLPANLLSTGSFNLAGFMGAVSVAALWQIAYAPYVSDYSRYLPEDTGPRTAFWVSYAGCILGSYLPMVLGTLVGGILVALGQSGDDIVGGLGQLLGPMAVPIIAVFSIGVAGTNSMNLYCGVLSVLTIGQTFVPSWNPRAITRAVVAAIIFGLSLVLALVGRDDFLAHYSNFLALLLYVLVPWTAINLVDYYLLHKGDYRVDDFFRRDGGVYGRFNWIAIACYLLGAVIQVPFMVTTLYEGPIGAALGIDISWIVGLAVISPLYFVLARAFSRRGRGTTDLTPAQPVTTA from the coding sequence ATGAACGTACCTGTCGCCCAGGTGCCTCGCATCGAGGACAAGACCATCCAACCGATCCCGCTCAACGAGCGGCACGGCAAAGCGCGCGACCTGTTCACCATCTGGTTCGGCTCGAACATCATGGTGCTGACGGTCGTGACGGGCGCGCTGTCGTCGACCGTCTTCGGCCTCGACGTCGTGACGGGCGTCATCGCGCTCCTCGTCGGCAATCTGCTCGGCGGCGTCTTCATGGCGCTGCACTCGGCTCAGGGGCCCAAGCTGGGCGTCCCGCAGATGGTGCAGACCCGCGGCCAGTTCGGGTCGTTCGGCGCGCTCCTCGTCGTCGCCGTCGTCGTCATCATGTACATCGGCTTCTTCGCCGCCAACCTCGTCCTGGGCGGCCAGGCCGTCAACGTCGTCGCACCCGTCGTGCCCGTCGACTGGGGCATCGTGCTCGTCGGCATCGTCAGTGTCGCCGCCGCGGCATTCGGGTACCGCCTCATCCACGCCTACACGCGCATCATGTCGATCGTCTCCGGCATCGCCCTCGCGGTCGCGTTCATCACGATCATCGCCGCCGGACTTCCCGCGAACCTGCTGTCGACGGGTTCGTTCAACCTGGCCGGCTTCATGGGGGCCGTCTCGGTCGCCGCGCTGTGGCAGATCGCCTACGCGCCCTACGTGTCGGACTACTCGCGCTACCTGCCCGAGGACACGGGCCCCCGCACGGCCTTCTGGGTGTCGTACGCGGGATGCATCCTCGGCTCGTACCTGCCCATGGTCCTGGGCACGCTCGTCGGCGGCATCCTCGTGGCACTCGGCCAGTCCGGGGACGACATCGTCGGTGGTCTGGGGCAGCTCCTCGGGCCGATGGCCGTGCCGATCATCGCCGTGTTCTCGATCGGCGTCGCGGGCACCAACTCGATGAACCTCTATTGCGGTGTCCTGTCGGTCCTGACGATCGGGCAGACGTTCGTCCCGTCATGGAATCCGCGAGCGATCACGCGCGCCGTCGTCGCGGCGATCATCTTCGGGCTGTCGCTCGTCCTGGCGCTCGTCGGGCGCGACGACTTCCTCGCCCACTACTCGAACTTCCTCGCGCTGCTCTTGTACGTGCTCGTGCCGTGGACGGCGATCAACCTCGTCGACTACTACCTGCTGCACAAGGGCGACTACCGCGTCGACGACTTCTTCCGCCGCGACGGTGGCGTGTACGGCCGCTTCAATTGGATCGCGATCGCCTGCTATCTGCTCGGCGCGGTCATCCAGGTGCCGTTCATGGTGACGACGCTCTACGAGGGGCCCATCGGTGCCGCGCTCGGTATCGACATCTCGTGGATCGTCGGGCTCGCCGTGATCTCGCCGCTCTACTTCGTGCTCGCCCGCGCCTTCTCACGGCGCGGCCGTGGCACGACCGACCTGACACCGGCGCAGCCCGTCACAACCGCCTGA
- a CDS encoding GMC family oxidoreductase → MTGTDEFDYVVVGGGTAGCVLANRLSADPAVRVLLLEWGPDDADEPRAQSLRRWADMLEGEYDLDYRSVENVRGNSGIRQSRARIIGGCSTCNTMIAWKPLRSDLDEWVALGAVGWTPEALEPAWERLSAPIAPVGAGDRNPHVVDVVEAASKALGLPVVDDWNRRGISEGAGFFDVGYDPATNQRSSASHSYLHPVEDRPNLVVRTERRAVGLVVENGRCTGVRTVDAGGAAHLDRARAEVIVACGAIDTPRLLQLSGIGPRDVLEAAGVPVVVDSPGVGRNLQDHAEGMVVFEIADDIDPTVCASGWDGGYVVRVEEGRGPDVSTHAPVEAWTAQLEAAGIELPERLFALAPNVAKPASRGRVWITSADPDVAPSIDYGSFTDPDGHDERMLVEGVRLARRVAAAPPLAARVVREVFPGPGVTSDEDVSAAERAVHNTVYHVSCTARMGADGDPEAVLDERLRVRGVAGLRVADASAFPTLTALNPVITIMVLAERAAELVLEDAAATRSVDASD, encoded by the coding sequence ATGACGGGAACGGACGAGTTCGACTACGTCGTCGTGGGCGGCGGGACCGCGGGGTGCGTCCTCGCGAACCGATTGAGCGCGGACCCCGCGGTGCGCGTCCTCCTCCTCGAGTGGGGGCCGGACGACGCCGACGAACCGCGCGCGCAATCACTGCGCCGCTGGGCGGACATGCTCGAGGGCGAATACGACCTCGACTATCGCAGCGTCGAGAACGTGCGCGGCAACTCGGGCATCAGGCAGTCCCGCGCGCGCATCATCGGCGGCTGCTCGACGTGCAACACGATGATCGCGTGGAAGCCGCTGCGCAGCGATCTCGACGAGTGGGTCGCGCTCGGCGCCGTGGGCTGGACCCCCGAAGCGCTCGAACCCGCATGGGAGCGGCTGTCGGCGCCCATCGCACCCGTCGGTGCCGGCGACCGCAACCCGCACGTCGTCGACGTCGTCGAGGCGGCGTCGAAGGCACTCGGCCTGCCCGTCGTCGACGACTGGAACCGCCGGGGGATCAGCGAGGGCGCCGGTTTCTTCGACGTGGGCTACGACCCGGCCACGAACCAGCGCTCGAGCGCGTCGCACAGCTACCTGCACCCCGTCGAGGACCGGCCGAACCTCGTCGTCCGCACGGAGCGGCGCGCGGTCGGGCTCGTCGTCGAAAACGGCCGATGCACGGGTGTCCGGACGGTCGACGCCGGTGGTGCAGCGCACCTGGACCGGGCGCGCGCCGAGGTGATCGTGGCGTGCGGCGCGATCGACACGCCGCGACTGCTGCAGCTCTCGGGCATCGGCCCCCGCGACGTCCTCGAGGCGGCGGGTGTTCCCGTCGTCGTCGACTCACCGGGGGTCGGTCGGAACCTGCAGGACCACGCCGAGGGCATGGTCGTGTTCGAGATCGCCGACGACATCGACCCGACGGTGTGCGCGAGCGGTTGGGACGGTGGCTACGTCGTCCGCGTCGAGGAGGGGCGCGGCCCCGACGTGTCGACTCACGCCCCCGTCGAAGCGTGGACCGCGCAACTCGAGGCCGCAGGCATCGAGTTGCCCGAGCGGCTCTTCGCGCTCGCGCCGAACGTCGCGAAGCCCGCGAGCCGCGGCCGCGTGTGGATCACCTCGGCCGATCCCGACGTCGCGCCCTCGATCGACTACGGCTCGTTCACCGACCCCGACGGGCACGACGAGCGCATGCTCGTGGAAGGCGTCCGGCTGGCCCGCCGCGTCGCCGCGGCACCACCCCTCGCCGCCCGTGTCGTGCGCGAGGTGTTCCCCGGGCCGGGCGTCACGAGCGACGAGGACGTGTCCGCCGCCGAACGGGCCGTCCACAACACCGTCTACCACGTGTCCTGCACCGCCCGGATGGGCGCGGACGGTGACCCGGAGGCCGTCCTCGACGAACGTCTGCGGGTCCGCGGGGTCGCCGGGCTGCGCGTCGCCGACGCCTCGGCGTTCCCGACCCTGACGGCACTCAACCCCGTCATCACGATCATGGTGCTCGCCGAGCGCGCGGCCGAGCTCGTCCTCGAGGACGCCGCGGCGACGCGCTCGGTGGACGCGAGCGATTGA